One segment of Desulfobacterales bacterium DNA contains the following:
- a CDS encoding metalloregulator ArsR/SmtB family transcription factor, producing MKDIVSILKALSDETRLRIINILFERELCVCDIVDALDIIQTKASRHLQYLKNAGLVKDRKQAQWVYYSMTTCLDIKFLDSLIYDKIRQLEPFKSDLKNLEICLERKKSCNAIN from the coding sequence ATGAAAGATATTGTAAGTATTTTAAAAGCTTTATCTGACGAAACGAGGTTGCGGATAATAAATATTTTATTCGAACGAGAACTTTGTGTCTGCGATATAGTTGATGCTTTGGACATAATTCAAACAAAAGCTTCAAGGCATTTGCAGTATTTAAAAAATGCAGGGCTCGTAAAGGATAGAAAACAGGCTCAATGGGTATATTATTCTATGACAACTTGTTTAGATATTAAATTTTTAGACAGTCTGATATACGATAAAATAAGACAATTAGAACCGTTTAAATCAGATTTGAAAAATTTAGAAATTTGTCTGGAAAGAAAAAAAAGTTGTAACGCGATAAATTAA
- a CDS encoding ABC transporter permease: protein MRIHKLILKEMFQRSNQLITSLLAITLGIAVIVGIKNITVYSEKAVSKELDTLGANILILPKSATIQDYYSADFQEESMPESYVHALTNSDLKGIENLSPKLSVSTEIKGHKTILTGILPKNEFKSKAAWQGSLGIFERCASAPIIPGLNDMPEKNTRKRVIDDLGRYDILAGSDVANTLNIKENDTIVINEKSFQVKAVLPMTGTIDDDRIFTHLHTVQEFYDKKGLLNIIEIVGCCLAMSEGLIQKINKLLPDAKVVTITQIVRTQLNTNKLMNKLSLIMLIIIILIGTVSIANYMFANVYERRREIGIMMAMGAKPFWLIKIFMLKSLFIGIMGGVFGYILGSILAFIMGPKLAGIPVLPMPLLAGYSLLIASFITVIASFIPVFKAAKIDPCLIMQEE, encoded by the coding sequence ATGCGAATTCATAAATTAATTTTAAAAGAAATGTTTCAACGCAGTAACCAGCTGATTACAAGCCTGTTAGCAATCACTCTGGGTATAGCGGTAATAGTAGGAATTAAAAATATTACTGTTTATTCTGAAAAAGCGGTTTCTAAAGAATTAGATACTTTAGGCGCAAATATTTTGATTTTACCTAAGTCAGCGACTATTCAGGATTATTATAGTGCGGATTTTCAAGAAGAATCTATGCCTGAAAGTTATGTTCATGCTTTGACTAATTCCGATTTGAAAGGAATTGAAAATCTTTCTCCTAAATTAAGCGTTTCGACTGAAATCAAAGGTCATAAAACTATTCTTACAGGTATTTTGCCGAAAAATGAATTTAAATCTAAAGCAGCTTGGCAAGGATCATTAGGAATTTTTGAGCGTTGCGCTTCAGCCCCAATTATACCGGGTTTGAATGATATGCCAGAAAAAAACACTCGTAAAAGAGTGATAGATGATCTCGGAAGATATGATATTCTTGCTGGTTCTGATGTTGCCAATACATTGAATATCAAGGAAAACGATACTATCGTGATTAATGAAAAATCTTTTCAAGTTAAAGCTGTTCTTCCGATGACAGGCACCATCGATGACGACCGTATATTTACGCATTTGCATACAGTTCAGGAATTTTACGATAAAAAAGGCTTATTAAATATTATCGAAATAGTCGGATGTTGTTTGGCTATGTCCGAAGGATTGATTCAAAAAATCAATAAATTATTACCTGACGCAAAAGTAGTTACGATTACCCAAATCGTGCGAACTCAATTGAACACAAATAAGCTCATGAATAAGCTATCTCTGATTATGTTGATTATAATTATCTTAATAGGAACGGTGAGTATAGCTAATTATATGTTTGCAAATGTTTATGAAAGAAGACGGGAAATTGGAATTATGATGGCTATGGGAGCAAAACCTTTCTGGTTGATTAAAATTTTTATGTTAAAATCTTTATTTATAGGCATTATGGGCGGGGTATTTGGATATATACTTGGCAGTATTTTAGCTTTTATAATGGGACCAAAATTAGCGGGTATTCCGGTATTGCCAATGCCTTTATTGGCAGGATACAGTTTACTTATTGCGTCATTTATTACCGTTATAGCAAGCTTTATTCCTGTATTCAAAGCCGCTAAAATAGACCCTTGCCTTATTATGCAGGAGGAATAA
- a CDS encoding ABC transporter ATP-binding protein gives MIRIDNLTKEFHRKHGNITAFKNISLQIEDGEFLSITGPSGSGKSTLLLTLGGMSAPTDGKVFWNDLSIYDLKLSQRAEWRAKSVGFVFQTFNLIPYLNVYENVSIALNLSLNKNKEHSDILNVLEEMQLSNRLDHLPRELSIGQQQRVALARALIKDPDIILADEPTGNLDPATASEIMEVLQNFHKKGKTVILITHDPNIARLANRNIDFNLYKENAVKNADYAPNLN, from the coding sequence ATGATAAGAATCGATAATTTAACTAAAGAATTTCACCGTAAGCATGGAAATATAACTGCTTTTAAAAATATCTCACTTCAAATTGAAGACGGAGAATTTTTAAGTATTACTGGTCCAAGCGGCAGCGGTAAAAGCACGTTACTTCTCACATTAGGAGGTATGAGCGCTCCTACTGATGGAAAAGTGTTTTGGAACGACTTATCAATATACGATTTAAAATTAAGTCAAAGAGCAGAATGGCGTGCTAAATCAGTAGGTTTTGTATTTCAAACATTTAATCTTATTCCGTATTTAAATGTCTATGAAAATGTCAGTATAGCTCTTAATTTATCGCTTAATAAAAATAAAGAGCATAGCGATATTTTAAATGTGCTTGAAGAAATGCAATTATCTAATAGATTAGACCATTTACCTCGAGAATTAAGTATCGGACAACAACAAAGAGTAGCTTTAGCCAGAGCGCTGATAAAAGATCCTGATATTATTTTGGCTGACGAACCTACAGGAAATCTTGACCCTGCTACAGCTTCTGAAATTATGGAAGTTTTGCAAAATTTTCATAAAAAAGGAAAAACCGTAATACTCATAACTCACGATCCAAATATTGCTCGGTTAGCTAATAGAAACATTGACTTTAATTTATATAAAGAAAATGCGGTTAAAAATGCTGATTATGCGCCGAACTTAAATTAA
- the arsB gene encoding ACR3 family arsenite efflux transporter: protein MSSNEINNDRKMTSVFERYLTLWVFLCIIIGIILGKIAPGIARYLDGMAIYVNDAPVVSIPIAVCLFFMMYPIMVKIDFGSVIKAGKRGKPVFLTLFVNWCIKPFTMYGLALLFLGTLFYQLIGPDAIDYVKMPFGLDLPVGAKHGAGTIVLVDGIKMMEIPLWRSYLAGCILLGVAPCTAMVLVWGYLARGNDGLTLVMVAINSLTMLVLYGILGGFLLGVGRLPVPWQALLLSILIYVALPLVAGYLSRRWIISAKGETWFKEKFLHLLTPITIIALLITLVLLFSFKGEVIISNPLTILWIAIPLFIQTMLIFTIGYWMAKKLKLSYEDAAPAAMIGASNHFEVAIATSTMLFGLSSGAALATVVGVLIEVPVMLTLVKICTNTQHWFKDFLNGMSVPEAIANIIERLNKIQTQLNQMRIKE, encoded by the coding sequence ATGAGCTCAAACGAAATAAACAATGACCGTAAAATGACAAGCGTGTTTGAACGCTATCTGACATTATGGGTTTTTCTCTGCATAATTATCGGAATTATATTAGGCAAGATAGCTCCAGGGATAGCTCGTTATTTAGATGGAATGGCGATTTATGTAAACGATGCTCCTGTAGTTTCTATTCCGATTGCTGTTTGTTTATTTTTTATGATGTATCCGATTATGGTTAAAATCGATTTTGGTTCGGTAATTAAAGCGGGCAAGCGCGGCAAACCAGTTTTTTTGACGCTCTTTGTCAACTGGTGCATAAAACCATTTACCATGTATGGATTAGCGCTGCTTTTTCTGGGAACATTATTTTATCAACTCATCGGACCCGATGCCATAGACTATGTTAAGATGCCTTTTGGGCTTGATTTACCCGTAGGAGCTAAACACGGAGCAGGGACAATAGTGCTGGTGGACGGAATTAAAATGATGGAAATTCCGTTGTGGAGAAGCTATCTGGCAGGATGTATTTTGTTGGGTGTTGCTCCATGCACGGCTATGGTTCTGGTATGGGGGTATTTAGCAAGAGGTAATGACGGATTAACACTTGTGATGGTAGCTATCAACTCATTGACTATGCTTGTGCTTTATGGAATTCTGGGAGGTTTTCTTCTTGGTGTCGGAAGACTTCCTGTTCCTTGGCAGGCTTTGTTACTCTCTATCTTGATATATGTAGCATTACCTTTGGTTGCAGGATATTTATCCCGAAGATGGATAATTTCTGCTAAAGGAGAAACTTGGTTTAAGGAAAAATTTCTCCATTTACTTACGCCAATAACTATAATCGCTCTTTTAATTACTTTAGTATTGCTCTTTTCGTTCAAGGGAGAGGTTATTATTTCCAATCCCTTAACTATTCTGTGGATTGCGATTCCGCTGTTTATTCAGACCATGTTGATTTTTACTATTGGTTATTGGATGGCAAAAAAATTAAAATTGTCTTATGAAGACGCGGCGCCTGCCGCTATGATTGGAGCATCCAACCATTTTGAAGTCGCTATAGCTACTTCAACTATGCTTTTTGGTCTTTCATCAGGTGCAGCTTTAGCGACAGTAGTAGGCGTTCTAATTGAAGTTCCAGTTATGCTTACGCTGGTTAAAATTTGCACTAATACACAGCATTGGTTCAAAGACTTTTTAAATGGAATGAGCGTTCCTGAAGCAATAGCCAATATTATAGAGCGTCTAAATAAAATTCAGACGCAATTAAATCAAATGCGCATAAAAGAGTGA
- a CDS encoding P-II family nitrogen regulator codes for MKKIETIIRPFKLEEVKDALNDIGIKGMTLSEVKGFGRQRGHREVYRGAEYQVDFIPKVKIEIVVDDSMLDEVIKAISSKAQTGKIGDGKIFILPVETAVRIRTGESGKNAL; via the coding sequence ATGAAAAAAATTGAAACTATTATTAGACCTTTCAAGCTTGAAGAAGTCAAAGATGCTTTAAATGATATAGGAATTAAAGGTATGACTTTAAGTGAAGTGAAAGGTTTTGGTCGTCAACGAGGACATAGAGAAGTTTACAGGGGAGCTGAATATCAAGTAGATTTTATTCCTAAAGTAAAAATTGAGATTGTGGTCGATGATTCAATGTTAGATGAAGTTATAAAAGCAATTTCGTCTAAGGCTCAAACAGGAAAAATTGGTGACGGAAAGATATTTATACTCCCAGTTGAAACAGCGGTTCGAATTAGAACTGGAGAGTCTGGTAAAAATGCATTATAA
- a CDS encoding ammonium transporter, with the protein MKIFILTIGMFIFLGINSWADDPITLESNKAAIELVQTHMDYVWTLIAAALVFFMQAGFAMVEAGFTRAKNAINIMMKNLMDFCIGTMAFWAIGFGLMFGASSSGWIGTSGFFLSDFTPGGDPWILAFWMFQVVFAATSATIVSGAMAERTQFKGYLSYSVVICAFIYPVFGSWAWGGLYHGGGWLEKLGFIDFAGSTVVHSIGGWAALAGAIVIGPRIGKYTKDGGIRPILGHNLPFAAVGVFILWLGWFGFNPGSTTAANKDIALIFVNTNLAAAAGAITAMFTSWMKFRKPELGMSLNGALAGLVAITSPCATVSPSSSIIIGAIAGILVVISVIFFDKIKIDDPVGAVSVHGVNGAWGTLAAGIFHLEGISLNIIGVQILGIVACFAWSFTTSYLLFSFINKFIGLRVSPEEEIEGLDFVEHGGNAYPDFEKSPA; encoded by the coding sequence ATGAAAATATTTATTTTAACAATTGGAATGTTTATATTTTTAGGTATAAATTCTTGGGCTGATGATCCTATAACTCTGGAATCTAATAAAGCGGCAATTGAGTTAGTTCAAACTCATATGGATTACGTATGGACATTAATTGCAGCTGCCCTTGTTTTTTTTATGCAGGCTGGATTTGCAATGGTTGAGGCTGGATTCACTCGAGCAAAAAATGCAATAAATATTATGATGAAAAATTTAATGGATTTTTGTATTGGAACAATGGCATTTTGGGCTATAGGATTTGGATTGATGTTTGGAGCATCATCTTCAGGATGGATAGGAACCTCCGGATTTTTTTTAAGCGATTTTACGCCAGGTGGAGATCCTTGGATATTAGCTTTTTGGATGTTTCAGGTAGTTTTTGCAGCGACATCAGCTACAATTGTATCAGGAGCTATGGCTGAACGAACTCAGTTTAAGGGATATTTATCATATAGCGTTGTTATTTGCGCCTTTATTTATCCGGTCTTTGGAAGCTGGGCATGGGGAGGATTATATCATGGTGGAGGCTGGCTTGAAAAGTTAGGTTTTATAGATTTTGCCGGTTCTACTGTAGTACATTCAATAGGTGGATGGGCTGCTCTTGCTGGAGCTATAGTAATTGGACCAAGAATAGGAAAATATACAAAAGACGGAGGTATTAGACCAATTTTAGGCCATAACTTGCCATTTGCCGCAGTAGGCGTATTTATTTTATGGCTCGGATGGTTTGGTTTTAACCCAGGTTCAACAACTGCAGCAAATAAAGATATAGCTCTAATTTTTGTAAATACTAATCTTGCCGCCGCTGCTGGGGCTATTACCGCGATGTTTACGTCATGGATGAAGTTTAGAAAGCCTGAGTTAGGCATGAGTTTAAACGGAGCGTTAGCTGGTCTTGTGGCAATTACGAGTCCATGCGCTACTGTTTCTCCTTCGAGTTCAATTATTATTGGAGCAATTGCAGGTATACTTGTAGTTATATCGGTTATATTTTTTGATAAAATTAAGATTGATGACCCTGTAGGTGCTGTATCTGTTCATGGAGTCAATGGCGCATGGGGAACTTTAGCGGCTGGTATTTTTCATTTAGAAGGAATCTCCTTAAATATTATTGGAGTTCAGATTTTAGGAATTGTTGCTTGTTTTGCATGGTCATTTACAACTTCGTATTTGTTATTTAGTTTTATTAATAAATTTATAGGACTTAGGGTTTCTCCTGAAGAAGAGATTGAAGGACTTGATTTTGTCGAGCATGGAGGTAATGCTTATCCTGATTTTGAAAAGTCTCCTGCTTAA